The segment atatgtgtatttcatAGTTACAGGTGCATAaccaaatgttaaaattattgcatgtttttatgcataaatatctaattaaaCATGTCATTTACAGTTacctatatacaatatatatatcagagcAATGTCAAGGTTTGTTTTGATAATGATtgcttttattatcttaaacataaagatacacatatatatttttttacatgtacatgtaaatattagttctaatattttatattagctGGAACTTTAGCTGTCCTGAATATAtagagataatttaatatataaggtaTTCAATGcgtaatttaattgattatactatataaaaacagcTAGTGTTCTAGtagaaaagaaaatgatttGCATAAGCAATTAGTAAAACCTAGGTAGATAGttactttcattttatctgcaatcaaattaatttaataatataattcttacaTCTGCTTGTATAAGCTTCAACGTTTTTCATCCGTCGAATGGCCGGATAATAGCAGTCGCAGACGAGAGCGGTGACGGTATCGAGTAAACCATCCACGTTGCCGACTGATAGAGGATCACATATTTTCTCCTCCAGGACACGTAGACGGAGCAAACGCTCCTCATCCTTCACTGCTTCCATTCTGAACCCTGGCTCTCTCTTTATCGCCCACTAAACGACACCGTACATTCTCCTGATGGATACACCAAATTGGAACACCAATCTCATTACGATTCATCAACTTCTAGGTGGGCCATTCATTCAGTTCTATTCGGAGGTCACTAATATACTATGCAACCAGAAACTTATGTTTCATTATCGAAAAATTACTTGCTCAAGTTTTAGAATGACAGCAGATAGAGGTGGTTCTCACAACAAAGCATATGCACGTTTGCAAACATAAcagacttatttattatatttagcacaaaaaaaatacttttaatcgCATTTTAACACTTATTTACAAGATAAATTGGcacaacattaaaaaaacaatgtaaattaacgaattaataaaaaccgcTTGATTGATGAACGATGATCGAACAATAATCTGAAgttggcaaaatattcaatgttcGCAATGGCGACCGGAGTGAACTTctcgaaaataaaaacataagatAATGTATAACTATAGACTATAGACGGACACAAGTTTCATTCAtttgtaaaaagtattttttttattattttatttagtaatattagttgttataaaacgaaattttaatCAGTCTGATTaagtgaatatattattaattatttgaatacttATAAAAGAAATCGGATTCATtacacaacattttatttctttcatagattttacttttgaatcatgtattacttttttattatttatttatttaaacttaaattgtatcatttatatcatatcaacagtttcttattaaatattacaaaccaTAACTTGTAAATGATTATGATATACACGTGTATACCATAGTAgtagatgataaaattaaattgaataatctttttattaagggatgatattttttgtgataaaaaacataaacaaagcttgtgtttaaatatggataaagatttatgaatataaaaataatatggaaatttgGATATCAtctcatagaaaaaaaacatatgtattgtaataaataaaaagtaatgcattgttattattttttaaacgcagttttataatttaaatgtttttgaattttaaatattaatattatcgatttttttctgttatgcTAGAGAAATTGGTATTCATTCACATACATGTTAACATTATCTGTCATTCATTGTTCATTCATTTCGTGTAATTAATGAACGAATGAAATCATTTTTGTTCTTGCATGATTAGAATATGGCGGTGCTAGTCAGGATGTGCAGaagcttttaatttttgcaTTAACGTATTACTTATTTCTTAGCTTTTTgacaagttatatttaatactgtatCTTAAGTTATCGTAACCGTGTGAAATTTTATCCTAAACCAATATAACTCGTTAGTCGACCAAATTGccatgaaaattattacttcattggtggtataaaaataattgtgacaAATATAGAACATTAATTCAggtaatttcaattttttctattatacataattgttAAACTACCTAAAAGTGTATAGGactactttataatatatttcatcgcAGCATCCGTTGCTTTGTCATTCAGGTTCAGCTGGTCCTTGTCCGTTCTAGATAAATTCTCTcgtgttatttattgttttgtcttccttaatattttaaaaatatgagaatttaataagtgttatttacaattttatagaattagcGAACAATCGTGTATTATCTTTGTGTTTCCAATCACGTGTGAGTTAATCGTTGGTGGGGTCAATAACTGCTGACTACTgcctatttcatttttttattcttatgcATAAGGTCAGAGAGGCTTTGACACTTCCTAGGACAATGTTATATCCAAGCGGAAGTTTTCATAATTAAGGTGAGAGTCCTGTTTTCAAGGGTCCTTTCGACTGTCGGATGCCATGATCCATGTTTCGAATGTTGATCGTGTTTGTGGGTCCCAACAGCGATTTGTATTTTTACCTGGTGTTCTGTTGCAAAAGTTGTCAAGAGTAGGGAAGGTCGTAGAGGGCGGGGGACGAAGCGGGGCGGGGGCCCGTCCGGCAGTCAGCTGTGCGAGTATCATGTTGTCGCATCTCATCGCGTCGTGGGAAGTGGCCTAAATTATTGCCCCTCCATTGAATCTGCAAATTTTTGATTCTATGAGATCAATGGCCTACATTCAGAAAAGTATTGCagttttatagaataatattttttattatctgcgGTTTGTAAATTTCAGTGATGTGATTTTTACttctaaaataaagatataatttaaaaattataacaattacaataaattttttccatttaaaatttacaatgaaattttGAACGAGGTGAACATTATCAAGAGATAGTAAAAAACAGCTAGTGTTCTTATTTGACAAGATATTGAAGAAactggttatttttttatttatttattttttttttttggaaaaaaggTACCTTTATGTAATATGTGAAAgttgtttattacaaatcattcttgcttatatttttgtacattacaGGACATGactgtttgtaattttagttACCAAAATtagttaacattttattttcaatacatttcaaacttttaaattaccatgtttaaatttctataacaaaaaatataatgataatttttactgaactatttatatcgtaaataaaattaatataataaaaatgatgtatAATGACAAACAAGTCGGGGTGTACTCATTGTTTCTTCATGTTTACCATTGACCATTGTTATGCAATcaacaattttcaatatagttCCTTTATGGTTTATACAAGCAACGATAACCGAAACAGTAACTTGTGCTGTATTTAATCGCCATTTGATTATACGCCATGATTCATTTCCTGTTTTTAGATGtttgttagttatatttaattgaaggattttatttctaaatcgGCACTCCTTTCTCATTGAGTtataatgttgaataaaaataaatattatgattaaattaatttagttcttATCATTATGGCTTACGACTTTAAATAAgttgttaacaaaatataattaaatatttttaatatacacactTATATATCTCATTGCTGAACAAATAGGTATGAGatcaaataactattttattccatgttattctaatattatagtgtacattttaaaaatggaatactagttactattgttttaatagttGTCGGAACTGAATCTATTCCTTCATATAACTAGGACTTGcataacacaaaatttatgatGGTTTAGTTgcttctatttatatattattaaattaataatttttcaaacatttgaTATTATCTGTCTcaaatttgaacaaaaattataaacaaactgCTTAAgtctatttgattttttataattcagtgcaagatattttaaagttgcaaataatgataatgattacattttatttatattgttacattttaaattattcagacaaatgaaaaatatctacCTACCctcatatcaatataatttggaATTAATTTGACCATAAAAAAAAGGACTATTTGttgacattataattaaattaaaaaaattcaagctGTATATATCAATCTATACAGAGTAAATAAGAGAAATTCGTTTTATACCTCAACTcattaaaggtttttttaagttctatttaaaagcaatattaacctattaaatttaaaatttccagTTCGCCGTGGAGGTCATGGCTACACTCATCCAAGAGAATGGTATGAAGTTGAGCAAAGGAACCCATGGTGTAGTCGTTAACCATGGCATGACGACGCACGGTGTCCCAAATCACATGGTGCCAGACCATGAATACTGTGAATCGGGTCAGGCCGAGCAACCCGCACAACAGTGCCTCGACGCGGAGAGCGAGCCGCATCAGCCGCCCGTCGAGGAGGAGGAGGAAACCCCAGAAATTGACATAATGATAAACAATGTTGTGTGCAGTTTTAGTGTTAAGTGTCACCTGAACCTGAGACAGATCGCTTTAAACGGTGTTAATGTTGAGTTCAGACGGGAGAACGGAATGGTTACTATGAAACTCCGGCGTCCATACACCACGGCCTCTATATGGTCCTCTGGTCGGGTCACGTGCACGGGCGCCACTAGCGAGGATCAAGCTAAAGTGGCCGCCCGCCGCTACGCACGTGCCCTACAGAAGTTGGGCTTCCAAGTACGCTTTCGCAACTTTCGTGTTGTAAACGTACTCGGAACTTGTAGGATGCCCTTTGGCATTCGAATTATAGCATTCTCAAAGAAATACAAAGAGGCAGAGtaagtatttcatttaaaataatatattgctttgttgctagataaattaaaaaataaataaataaactgtgatatattaaaaaacatttttattaacaaattatcaaTAATCATTTTGAAGTAAAGCAACATAAGTTAGTAATAACtttccaataatataattattctgttattttttaattatatctgttTTTTATGAGCTGTTATGAATTTCACTTACCAATGATATGCATATTATCATTCTTTAACAAATTAGGATGTGAtgcttatttgtttttaattaaaagttgcCGACTGGAATGCTATTAAAGGGGTCTTTAAACTCTGGTTTGTGCTTTGACCTCCGGAGGTCAATTTTccatgtaatattatttggtaccttttttggtatatttatGACATTACAGTAACATATCTGGaattttttgataaagtaattttcaaaaaaaaaaaaaatgaattaatgtgcttgaaattttttttcaataatatttattcagtaagtaacattttagtaaattcttttattgtaaaatatatagtaggTACTTGATAGTTTTAGGACTTTGCATTAAgattgtattatttgtaaattgatTGATATTATCTTAGTTTAACATTAATCTCACTTGgccgttttaatattttgttagagCAATAAGAAATCACATAAACTGTTTAAAAGAATATCTCTAAAAAGTTTGCTTAGGTAGTGAGATTTATGAAGTGTCATTCTTGTTATTGAaccttcaatttaaaattttaatcataaataatttaaaagcactAGAACATTCTCTGTATTATAGACGAGCTGCAGTGAAtgaatgtattgttttatttgtgtattaaataaatcacaaaatatgtttatttaatgcatctaaatttcttttatcatCTACATTTATGTAGATTGgggcatatattttattaagacatacatttttattaagttcacAGTATGATAATGGTAATGTACTTACAAACATTGAACATGTAtagacaaaatattgaaaaaagatTGCCATgtacaaaaacttaattctctttaatattactgatgacaaaaaaaaaattcaaaactgtAATAGGAAGAATTAAAGCAGGTGTTCCAATAtctaataatagattttttggGGTAATTTTTTAGTGTAGTTGTAATAGTTAGATTTACTGATGCCGATATATTATGAACCACGGcacatttaaacatttcactCATtacataattgtaaaaaacaatatttgagCCAAGTTCTTTGTTATTGTAATGCATTCGTAACAAACGCaccattttataatgaatgctGTACATAAATTCTTCAGATGTCACAtatcttttgaaattttttttaaattgaatgtcACATTCCAAAACAGAAtcgacatttatttaattcattaatgctagcaaaatttttcatattattttatttcaatattatactaagtaatgcttttttattggaatatgtttttttttatctatatatgacccaatttttttttaatagggACTAAGTAGGcacacatttataaaaaatacaacttttgTTTGACATTAAGgttgttatattattgttttaaatactgttACATTTAACAGTTGCTTTTTACTAAACAGGATTCAACATTCCGTGTTCATTTATGTTATGCACCAGAAAGCATATCTTATCATATATCTTTAGTAAATCTATGCTAACAAACATTCACCTCTTCCAGCTATGAGCCTGAACTTCATCCCGGGGTAACATACAAGTTGTACAATCCCAAGGCGACTCTCAAGATATTTTCCACCGGTGGTGTGACAATAACTGGTATGCAACACACAACATATCATACATTGTCATTGGAAAGCTGTTAATTTAGAATGTCGAATAGTGAAAGTTTCCCCAATTCTGTATTAGTATAGAACCATAAAATAGcttgtatatgtgtatatgaTTTTTTCTATGGTTTTAGTCATCACCATCTATTTATAACctcaagattcatttaaaatgtttttattttataagtatagaaTTTTTACACATTATGAACTGatacaaatgattttaaagttaCCAAACAATTTCTGGATcatgaaaaaaactttttacttaCTATATGTTGTTTAGTACTTTAATTACGATGGGTAGTATtatgacatacatacattttaccAACTTCAGGCTGGTGATTTATTGTATAGACTCATCaatcttatttctttttcatagaaaataactgttgatatctaatatttaacaaatataaatatgtatgtattattatatgaatatagtattataactTCTGGAGTTTATGTgggtgtgatttttttttaaagtactttaaaaaaaattacttgaatTCATTACAATATGAGAGTTCAATGACATTAAATCTAAAATGTTTATCGATTACTTTGTATATGATAGGAAAGCAAGTATACTATAGAATGACCATTATTTGCAGCTCGAAGCGTTAGCGATGTCCAGTCGGCCGTAGAGCGCATCTTCCCACTGGTGTACGAGTTCCGTAAGCCTCACTCGCCCGCCGATGAGGAGAAGCTGCGTCAGAGGCGGGCGGCGCGATCGCGGGGCGCCGGCCCACCACCCGCAGAGGAGCGGCCCCTGGAACAAGCTGCACCACAGACTGACGACCCCATGCACCTGGTCACACTGTCCGACGACGACGCCTGGGAGTGACCACCCTCCCCCCACCACCAGCCCCCACCACCCGCCAAAGCGACGGACTCCATCCAGCAATAACTGACGGTTGTTAGTGTGATCGATTCTCGGCGAGCTTCTTCGGTTCATgccaaagatatttattagagGTGCTTTGCGCTCGTCGCCCGGACCTCTCGGTTCCTCTGCGCGGTTGTTATGTATATGTTGTGTACTCGATTGCTCGCCCCCCTCCCGACCTCCTCCCCCCTCTCCGCCGGGAGGCGCGGTCGGTTCGTTTGATTCGATACCAAATTGTCTcagttgataaaaattatgagaTAATAAATCTCTTTACCGATACTCAAGtctcgttttttttatttgcagttGTGATTTATGAATTGTAGTGATAATAGTGTTCGCGATAATGTTCTAAGAAAGTAATGACTGAATGTTAGTTAGACGTTAGTGATTGTAAATACGAAAGCTTTAgacattatacatttaattaaacacatgtttgttttattgtaacacttttattatacGGAAAGAGACACCTTATTTTACTAATGTGTGTGATGATTTTATTGTAGGCCTATAAATCtaaatgtatacaatttttcagatttccaatataaattaatgaccGATTTAATAAGTTATCATATACCAcgagaaaacaaattaaaagcaatatttttatttttaaagacttaCAAACTGGAGTATTGTCATTAAATAGTATtgcacaataaataaatgctaGCGCCATCTTGAGAGTGCTAGTTTTTAAGTATACTAATGTGTTTCCTTGTCAGTCAGTCAGTGTGTCGTATTCGTCACTAGTCATGACACGTGGCGGACGTGACGTAGGGACACTCTGACGGATGGGATGAGGTGGGGTACGAATGTATGCGCTGAGGTCTACCACTGTCAGCTTCGGCATACAAACTGCTTtacctaaaataaaacaatcggccatgtattaagtaaaatatcatatttgtgtaaatttatttttaacatttaataatcaaatctCAGCTATAAGATTCAAAAATTCGTTTTGAGATTATAGTATGGTgttcgaaaaaatatatatgtgttaaaaaaattcaattatatattatgtataagcTTGTGACAGATGTTACATGAGCTGAAAAGTCCCGGGCCTAACacatagatggcgctagtaTTATTGCAATCCCCTTTTTTTCTGCTAATACTAACTTTCATGAGAcagctattaaaattccacGGTATTCTATTCATCAGTTTGTGAGTTATTGTGCTAATAGGGACgctacttttgttattttcaaaacaatggATCAAAAACAATTTCGTGTTTTTTGTGTTGAAATGGCTTGAAAACTCCGCTCCatcagaaacaaaaataaaacgttggCTTGCCGACTTTAAACGTGGTCGTAGAGACACCGATAATGCTGAACGCAGTAGACGTCCAAATGAGGCGGTAAAGTTGGGTAACACCCAATGTTTTGATGTTTCAAAACTATA is part of the Danaus plexippus chromosome 2, MEX_DaPlex, whole genome shotgun sequence genome and harbors:
- the LOC116779764 gene encoding TATA box-binding protein-like 1, whose amino-acid sequence is MATLIQENGMKLSKGTHGVVVNHGMTTHGVPNHMVPDHEYCESGQAEQPAQQCLDAESEPHQPPVEEEEETPEIDIMINNVVCSFSVKCHLNLRQIALNGVNVEFRRENGMVTMKLRRPYTTASIWSSGRVTCTGATSEDQAKVAARRYARALQKLGFQVRFRNFRVVNVLGTCRMPFGIRIIAFSKKYKEADYEPELHPGVTYKLYNPKATLKIFSTGGVTITARSVSDVQSAVERIFPLVYEFRKPHSPADEEKLRQRRAARSRGAGPPPAEERPLEQAAPQTDDPMHLVTLSDDDAWE